A DNA window from Sphingopyxis macrogoltabida contains the following coding sequences:
- a CDS encoding SDR family oxidoreductase, translated as MALPSPPPLGAKALPDGTYDGQVVAVTGGGTGLGKGMAVEFARLGAKIAVLSRKPDHLVAGIAAIEAVGAEVIAVACDVRDPDAIARAFDEIEAKLGPVDVLINNAAGNFPAPAEEMTPNGFRTVVDIVLNGTYNCSREFAVRRLAAGLPGAILNIGATYSWTGGPGTSHSAAAKAGVTNLTQSLAVEWAPDGIRVNCIAPGRFPHDDLPAHMTRHREGERGDNTIPGMRVGEVRELGWAATFLCSPYATYISGHTLVVDAANWLRRSLVMPEFVPIREQFGKRAMESGSARDAIAKTRGDGA; from the coding sequence ATGGCGCTTCCTTCCCCTCCCCCGCTCGGCGCCAAGGCGCTGCCCGACGGCACCTACGATGGACAGGTCGTCGCGGTAACCGGCGGCGGGACCGGGCTCGGCAAGGGCATGGCGGTCGAGTTCGCGCGGCTGGGCGCGAAGATCGCAGTGCTGAGCCGCAAGCCCGACCATCTTGTCGCCGGCATCGCCGCGATCGAGGCGGTCGGCGCCGAGGTCATTGCGGTCGCCTGCGATGTGCGCGATCCCGATGCGATCGCGCGCGCATTCGACGAGATCGAGGCGAAGCTCGGCCCGGTCGATGTGCTGATCAACAATGCCGCGGGCAATTTCCCTGCCCCCGCCGAGGAAATGACACCGAACGGCTTTCGCACCGTCGTCGATATCGTGCTGAACGGCACCTATAATTGCAGCCGCGAGTTTGCGGTGCGGCGGCTGGCGGCGGGGTTGCCGGGGGCTATCCTGAACATCGGCGCGACCTATAGCTGGACCGGGGGGCCGGGCACGTCGCATTCGGCGGCCGCGAAGGCGGGCGTGACCAACCTCACCCAGAGCCTCGCGGTCGAATGGGCGCCCGACGGGATCCGCGTCAATTGCATCGCGCCGGGACGCTTCCCGCACGACGATCTGCCCGCGCATATGACGCGCCACCGCGAGGGCGAGCGCGGCGACAATACCATTCCGGGCATGCGCGTCGGCGAAGTGCGCGAACTGGGCTGGGCGGCGACCTTTCTCTGCTCGCCCTATGCGACCTATATCAGCGGGCACACGCTGGTGGTCGATGCCGCCAACTGGCTGCGCCGGTCGCTGGTGATGCCCGAGTTCGTGCCGATCCGCGAGCAGTTCGGCAAGCGCGCGATGGAGAGCGGCAGCGCGCGCGACGCGATCGCGAAGACGCGCGGGGACGGCGCATGA
- a CDS encoding SDR family oxidoreductase, translating to MADFTNDRFRLDGKVAIVTGAGGRGNSIGRAYAVGLANAGASVVVADLNKDGAERVAGEINDAGGKALAVQVNIADEASVAAMMEATKAAFGGLDILVNNAALMVEAVGTPAIQTSIADFDKLMRVNLTGALICSKAAVPLFQARGGGKIVNQLSAGGFPAQTTYGISKVALLGLTTTLATELGRMNVNVNAIAPGMTMSDAGKALTPDESPFVQAAMARVVKQPRGEPQDLVGALLLLCSPAGDWITGQALNVDGGFIMRN from the coding sequence ATGGCCGATTTCACCAACGATCGCTTCCGTCTCGACGGCAAGGTCGCGATCGTCACCGGCGCCGGTGGGCGCGGCAACAGCATCGGGCGCGCCTATGCCGTCGGCCTCGCCAATGCGGGGGCGAGCGTCGTCGTCGCCGACCTGAACAAGGACGGAGCCGAACGCGTCGCGGGCGAGATCAACGACGCGGGCGGCAAGGCGCTGGCGGTGCAGGTCAATATCGCCGACGAAGCGTCGGTCGCGGCGATGATGGAGGCGACCAAGGCAGCGTTCGGCGGGCTCGACATTCTTGTCAACAATGCTGCGCTGATGGTCGAAGCCGTCGGCACCCCCGCGATCCAGACGAGCATCGCCGATTTCGACAAGCTGATGCGCGTCAACCTGACCGGCGCGCTGATTTGCTCGAAAGCCGCAGTGCCGCTGTTCCAGGCGCGCGGCGGCGGCAAGATCGTCAACCAGCTCTCGGCAGGCGGCTTCCCCGCGCAGACGACCTACGGGATCAGCAAGGTCGCGCTGCTCGGGCTGACGACGACGCTTGCGACCGAACTCGGGCGAATGAATGTCAACGTCAACGCCATCGCGCCCGGAATGACGATGTCCGATGCGGGCAAGGCGTTGACGCCCGACGAAAGCCCCTTCGTCCAGGCGGCAATGGCGCGCGTCGTGAAGCAGCCGCGGGGCGAGCCGCAGGATCTGGTCGGCGCGTTGCTGCTGCTCTGTTCGCCCGCCGGCGACTGGATCACCGGTCAGGCGCTCAACGTCGACGGCGGCTTCATCATGCGCAACTAG
- a CDS encoding cytochrome P450 yields MTESSAQPVRTPVHEFDYIADPGVLADCHARYWELKETAPPVFWTNAHGGHWVCNTGSSVQNVVRHPEIFSSRYLSIPPNPDQPKMIPEMLDPPEHRPYRQMLRPFFESKAIEPLEDRVTAWTDQLLDGVTGKGECEFVEAIGSRLPVAVFMELFGFPMEKFDEFRHLVTGFFHSQASNEVRNNLAQQIVGHLAELIQQRMAEPRDDMISKIIVSEVDGRKLGFEELMSIGFLMFLAGLDTVTNAMSFGMRHLAHDDTLRQRAIDDPSVIPNLVEELLRRYAFVATPRYVVEDTELEGVKLFAGDCILAPLPLVGWDEGLTEDPKTVLVERQFYRHAAFGSGIHTCLGLHLARMELIVFYRAWFGRIGHFRQVTKGDETCRGGSVMALEHLHLAWDA; encoded by the coding sequence ATGACCGAGTCGTCAGCGCAACCGGTGCGAACACCGGTGCATGAGTTCGATTATATCGCCGACCCCGGCGTGCTCGCCGATTGCCACGCGCGCTATTGGGAGCTGAAGGAAACCGCCCCGCCGGTCTTCTGGACCAACGCCCATGGCGGCCATTGGGTGTGCAACACGGGTTCGTCGGTGCAGAATGTCGTGCGGCATCCCGAGATATTCTCGAGCCGTTACCTGTCGATCCCGCCCAATCCCGACCAGCCGAAGATGATTCCGGAGATGCTCGATCCGCCCGAGCACCGGCCTTACCGGCAGATGCTCCGCCCCTTCTTTGAATCGAAAGCCATCGAACCGCTCGAGGACCGGGTAACCGCCTGGACCGACCAGTTGCTCGACGGCGTGACCGGCAAAGGCGAATGCGAATTCGTCGAGGCGATCGGATCGCGCCTTCCCGTCGCGGTGTTCATGGAATTGTTCGGCTTTCCGATGGAGAAGTTCGACGAGTTCCGTCACCTCGTCACCGGCTTCTTCCATTCGCAGGCGAGCAACGAAGTTCGCAACAATCTGGCGCAGCAAATCGTCGGCCATCTCGCCGAGCTGATCCAGCAGCGCATGGCCGAGCCGCGCGACGACATGATCTCGAAAATCATTGTCAGCGAGGTCGACGGGCGCAAACTGGGTTTCGAGGAGCTGATGTCGATCGGCTTCCTGATGTTCCTCGCCGGACTCGACACGGTGACCAATGCGATGAGCTTCGGCATGCGCCATCTCGCGCACGACGATACCCTCCGCCAGCGTGCGATCGACGACCCGTCGGTGATCCCCAATCTCGTCGAAGAATTGCTGCGCCGCTACGCCTTCGTCGCGACGCCGCGCTATGTCGTCGAAGACACCGAACTCGAAGGCGTGAAACTGTTCGCCGGCGACTGCATCCTCGCCCCGTTGCCGCTCGTCGGCTGGGACGAAGGGCTGACCGAAGACCCGAAGACGGTGTTGGTCGAGCGCCAATTTTATCGGCACGCCGCGTTCGGATCGGGCATCCACACCTGCCTTGGCCTGCATCTGGCGCGGATGGAGCTGATCGTCTTCTATCGCGCCTGGTTCGGCCGCATCGGCCATTTCCGGCAAGTCACCAAGGGCGACGAGACCTGCCGCGGCGGCAGCGTGATGGCGCTCGAACATCTGCATCTGGCGTGGGACGCCTGA
- a CDS encoding AMP-binding protein: MNFIEAMIAAAARTPDAPLTVASDIRPAVSTLGEVVQAGRHMGTRMTAAGIAPGDIVACMVPNWREWLVVAVAAAQAGAVMLPIVTIYGAKELGFILRQSGARWLFTPNRFRNVNYRQVVADCGELPALDRHIVTGPDFAALEAPCPIAEPARVADGELALLVYTSGTTADPKGVMHSAQTFLAELASMREMRGDTDDDAVISPWPPGHVAGALSMYRFLCQGTPLVLMDQWDAALAAELIDRHKVTSSSGTPFHLSGMIAAADAHGHDLSSLRQYLVGAAPVPPSLIARCQEQGLAVYHCYGSSEHPTVTSGVVDDPLDKQLHTEGRVIPGSELRFVDDEGSDVPPANDGEICTRGPELFMGYFEPALNEGAFLPGGWYRTGDIGRVDEGGYLLITDRKKDIIIRGGENISSKEVEALLLAHPKIADAAAVAAPDERMGEVVRACVVLAPDTTLSLDELREYFFAAGIAKQKTPERLSILPELPRNASGKVLKHELRRSA; encoded by the coding sequence ATGAACTTTATCGAGGCGATGATCGCCGCGGCGGCGCGGACGCCGGACGCGCCGCTGACCGTCGCCTCCGATATCCGGCCCGCGGTTTCCACGCTCGGCGAGGTCGTGCAGGCGGGGCGCCATATGGGAACTCGCATGACGGCGGCGGGAATCGCGCCCGGCGATATCGTCGCGTGTATGGTCCCGAACTGGCGCGAATGGCTTGTCGTTGCGGTCGCGGCAGCGCAGGCGGGCGCCGTGATGTTGCCGATCGTCACCATCTATGGCGCGAAGGAACTCGGTTTTATCCTGCGGCAGTCGGGCGCGCGATGGCTATTCACGCCCAACCGCTTTCGCAATGTCAATTATCGGCAGGTCGTTGCCGATTGCGGCGAGCTGCCGGCACTCGATCGCCATATTGTCACCGGTCCCGACTTTGCAGCGCTTGAAGCGCCATGCCCGATCGCCGAACCGGCGCGGGTTGCCGACGGCGAACTTGCATTGCTGGTCTATACCTCGGGGACCACCGCCGATCCCAAGGGTGTCATGCACTCGGCGCAAACCTTTCTCGCCGAACTGGCGTCGATGCGCGAAATGCGCGGCGACACCGACGACGATGCCGTCATCTCGCCCTGGCCGCCGGGGCATGTTGCGGGCGCGCTCTCGATGTACCGCTTCCTTTGTCAGGGCACGCCGCTGGTGCTGATGGACCAATGGGACGCGGCGCTCGCCGCCGAGCTGATCGACCGGCACAAGGTCACATCGTCTTCGGGTACGCCCTTTCACCTGTCGGGGATGATTGCCGCCGCCGACGCGCACGGTCACGATCTCAGCTCGCTCCGCCAATATCTCGTCGGCGCAGCACCAGTGCCGCCGTCGCTGATCGCGCGCTGTCAGGAACAGGGTCTCGCGGTCTATCATTGTTACGGGTCGAGCGAGCATCCCACCGTCACCTCGGGGGTGGTCGACGATCCGCTCGACAAGCAGCTCCACACCGAAGGACGGGTCATACCGGGTTCGGAGCTGCGCTTCGTAGATGACGAAGGCAGTGACGTTCCACCGGCCAATGATGGCGAGATCTGCACGCGCGGTCCTGAGTTGTTCATGGGCTATTTCGAGCCGGCGCTCAACGAGGGCGCCTTCCTTCCCGGCGGCTGGTATCGCACCGGCGACATTGGCCGTGTCGACGAGGGCGGCTATCTGCTGATCACCGACCGCAAGAAGGACATCATCATCCGCGGCGGCGAGAATATCTCGTCGAAAGAGGTCGAGGCGCTGCTCCTCGCGCACCCGAAGATCGCCGATGCCGCTGCGGTGGCGGCACCCGACGAACGGATGGGGGAGGTGGTGCGGGCTTGCGTCGTACTTGCGCCCGATACCACGCTGTCGCTCGACGAGCTGCGCGAATATTTCTTTGCTGCGGGGATCGCGAAACAGAAGACCCCCGAACGGCTCAGTATCCTGCCCGAATTGCCGCGCAATGCGTCGGGCAAGGTGCTGAAGCACGAGCTTCGTCGCAGCGCCTAG
- a CDS encoding FadR/GntR family transcriptional regulator, which translates to MENGNARIRVPKTSELVADQIRAQIVRGELNEGDSLPPEGTLMATLGISRPTLREAFRILEAENLISVVRGSRSGARVHRPSTELVSRYAGYVLEAQGTTIADLYAARLAIEPTVVRWLATAKGQTPDFARLKQVLVDLEEMLKTESYAEFVDNVSIFHQTLVEATGNKTLSFMNRMLLDLGRHHQNDYQRRHPRTTEDKYKSLRAGHKSFEKLVTMIEDGDVEGAVAHWRLHLRNANETWGARGEAERIVDSLHG; encoded by the coding sequence ATGGAAAACGGCAACGCACGCATCCGGGTACCGAAGACGTCGGAACTGGTCGCAGACCAGATCCGGGCCCAGATCGTCCGCGGCGAACTCAACGAAGGGGATTCGCTGCCGCCCGAGGGCACGCTGATGGCGACGCTCGGTATTTCACGGCCGACGCTGCGCGAGGCCTTCCGCATTCTCGAGGCCGAAAATCTGATCAGCGTCGTGCGCGGATCGCGCAGCGGCGCGCGTGTCCATCGGCCGTCGACCGAACTGGTGTCGCGTTACGCCGGCTATGTGCTCGAAGCGCAGGGCACGACGATCGCCGACCTTTACGCCGCGCGCCTCGCGATCGAGCCGACCGTCGTGCGCTGGCTGGCGACCGCCAAGGGACAGACGCCGGATTTCGCGCGGCTGAAGCAGGTGCTAGTCGACCTCGAAGAGATGCTGAAGACCGAGAGCTATGCCGAGTTCGTCGACAATGTCTCGATCTTCCACCAGACGCTCGTCGAGGCGACCGGCAACAAGACGCTGAGCTTCATGAACCGCATGTTGCTCGATCTCGGCCGCCATCATCAGAACGACTATCAGCGCCGCCACCCGCGCACGACCGAGGACAAGTACAAGAGCCTCCGCGCCGGACACAAATCCTTCGAGAAGCTGGTGACGATGATCGAGGACGGCGACGTCGAGGGCGCGGTCGCCCATTGGCGCCTGCACTTGCGCAATGCGAACGAGACCTGGGGTGCGCGCGGCGAAGCCGAACGGATCGTCGACTCGCTCCACGGATGA
- a CDS encoding acyl-CoA dehydrogenase family protein: MDIGFSPEETRFREECRDWLHANVPAEKRPLDASDAIGFDKAWQRRLFDAGWAGINWPTDYGGRGLSIVQQVIWLEEYAKAHAPWIGANFVGINHGGPTLILNASEEQKAYHLPRILKGEAIWCQGFSEPGAGSDLAGIKTRGRIEGDELLVNGSKIWTSFAHVADWQELVLRTEEGSLRHKGLSWVICDMHAPGITVRPIRKMSGQTEFAEVFYDDVRIPLANVVGGLGNGWKVAMSTLSFERGTGFIADQVKQSQEIEELIAKARAKGMIKDDRIADSLAQMRSEVAAVRAMTYRNISEVLRTGQPGPEASVIRLFTSELGQRLKRMAVLLKGEDIIDFAYGDDDAVGDYLRGFAATIAGGTAQIQRDIIGERLLGLPKSR, encoded by the coding sequence ATGGACATCGGATTTTCGCCCGAAGAAACGCGCTTTCGTGAGGAGTGCCGCGACTGGCTGCACGCCAATGTGCCCGCCGAGAAGCGCCCGCTCGATGCGTCCGATGCGATCGGGTTCGACAAGGCGTGGCAGCGGCGGCTGTTCGACGCCGGCTGGGCGGGGATCAACTGGCCGACCGACTATGGCGGACGCGGGCTGTCGATCGTGCAGCAGGTCATCTGGCTCGAGGAATATGCCAAGGCGCATGCGCCATGGATCGGCGCGAATTTCGTCGGGATCAACCATGGTGGCCCGACCCTGATTCTCAATGCGAGCGAGGAACAGAAGGCATATCATCTGCCGCGCATCCTGAAGGGCGAGGCGATCTGGTGTCAGGGCTTTTCGGAACCCGGCGCGGGATCGGACCTCGCGGGCATCAAGACGCGCGGGCGGATCGAGGGTGACGAGCTGCTCGTCAACGGCTCGAAGATCTGGACCAGCTTCGCGCATGTCGCCGACTGGCAGGAACTTGTGCTGCGGACCGAGGAAGGCTCGCTGCGGCACAAGGGGCTGAGCTGGGTGATTTGCGACATGCACGCGCCGGGCATTACCGTGCGGCCGATCCGCAAGATGTCGGGGCAGACCGAGTTTGCCGAGGTCTTCTACGACGATGTGCGTATTCCGCTGGCCAATGTCGTCGGCGGGCTCGGCAACGGGTGGAAGGTCGCGATGTCGACGCTCAGCTTCGAGCGCGGCACCGGCTTCATCGCCGACCAGGTCAAGCAGAGCCAGGAGATCGAAGAACTGATCGCGAAAGCCCGCGCAAAGGGCATGATCAAGGACGACCGCATTGCTGACAGTCTCGCACAGATGCGCTCCGAGGTCGCGGCGGTACGTGCGATGACCTACCGCAATATTTCCGAGGTCCTGCGGACCGGCCAGCCCGGACCCGAGGCATCGGTGATCCGCCTCTTCACCTCCGAACTCGGCCAGCGGCTCAAACGCATGGCGGTGCTGCTGAAGGGCGAGGACATCATCGACTTCGCTTATGGCGACGATGATGCGGTCGGCGACTATCTGCGCGGGTTCGCCGCGACGATCGCGGGCGGCACCGCGCAGATCCAGCGCGACATCATCGGCGAGCGGCTGCTCGGTCTACCCAAGTCAAGGTGA
- a CDS encoding aldehyde dehydrogenase family protein, whose translation MASAPAVHLHLGHEQRTSGSGGTHPHLHPVKQVVQADIPLAGAKEVEEAVARAAAVQEDWRRTPPETRRDILNRLADLLEENKRTLAEMAALDGGTTLMVGERGVDTAVGWTRYYAGWCDKMSGELISTFDTRGELSYTVPEPIGIVGIIITWNGPLISLGMKVAAALAAGNCVICKPAEITPFAPEMFAQLCKQAGVPDGVLSILPGTAEAGEAIVRHKKIRKISFTGGPITARKILTACAQEIKPSVMELGGKSASLVFPDCDLQAAAERAVFWTVGCLSGQGCALPTRQLVHADVYDDFVARLKVIIGQFKVGDPMDPTVAVGPVINTAAVDRILGMFERAKADGAAKFELGGGRCGGELADGNFIEPTLIVDADPDHEISQVEIFGPAVVVMKFHTEDEAVAIANNSEYGLAAYIQSNDLQRVHRLSERLSAGGVYNNGGFQINPHTPFGGIGISGFGKEGGKAGIDEFLHYKTVTIGVGAPIFPKQEA comes from the coding sequence ATGGCAAGCGCACCCGCAGTCCATCTGCATCTGGGACATGAACAGCGCACGAGCGGAAGCGGCGGCACACACCCGCATCTGCATCCGGTCAAGCAGGTCGTGCAGGCGGACATTCCGCTTGCTGGCGCAAAGGAAGTCGAGGAAGCGGTCGCGAGGGCGGCGGCGGTGCAGGAAGACTGGCGCCGGACCCCGCCCGAAACGCGGCGCGACATTTTGAACCGGCTCGCCGACCTGCTTGAGGAAAACAAGCGCACGCTTGCCGAAATGGCCGCGCTCGACGGCGGCACGACGCTGATGGTCGGCGAGCGCGGGGTCGATACCGCGGTCGGCTGGACGCGCTATTATGCCGGCTGGTGCGACAAGATGTCGGGCGAGCTGATCTCGACCTTCGATACGCGCGGCGAACTCAGCTATACCGTGCCCGAACCGATCGGCATCGTCGGCATCATCATCACTTGGAACGGCCCGCTGATCTCGCTCGGCATGAAAGTCGCGGCGGCGCTCGCGGCGGGCAATTGCGTGATCTGCAAACCCGCCGAAATCACCCCGTTCGCGCCCGAGATGTTCGCCCAATTGTGCAAGCAGGCCGGAGTTCCCGACGGCGTGCTGTCGATCCTGCCCGGCACCGCCGAGGCGGGCGAGGCGATCGTCCGGCACAAGAAGATCCGCAAGATCAGCTTCACCGGCGGACCGATCACCGCGCGCAAGATCCTCACCGCGTGCGCCCAGGAGATCAAGCCGTCGGTGATGGAGCTCGGCGGCAAGTCGGCGAGCCTCGTCTTTCCCGACTGCGACCTCCAAGCGGCCGCCGAACGCGCGGTGTTCTGGACCGTCGGCTGCCTGTCGGGACAGGGCTGCGCCCTCCCCACCCGCCAGCTTGTCCACGCCGACGTCTACGACGATTTCGTCGCGCGGCTGAAAGTCATCATCGGCCAGTTCAAGGTCGGCGATCCGATGGACCCGACAGTCGCCGTCGGCCCGGTGATCAACACGGCAGCGGTCGATCGCATCCTCGGCATGTTCGAGCGCGCGAAAGCCGATGGCGCAGCGAAATTCGAGCTGGGCGGCGGTCGCTGCGGCGGCGAGTTGGCCGACGGCAATTTCATCGAGCCGACGCTGATCGTCGATGCCGACCCCGATCACGAGATCAGTCAGGTCGAGATTTTCGGCCCCGCGGTCGTGGTGATGAAATTCCACACCGAAGATGAGGCGGTCGCGATCGCCAACAACAGCGAATATGGCCTCGCCGCCTATATCCAGTCGAACGATCTGCAGCGCGTCCACCGCCTGTCCGAGCGGCTGAGCGCGGGCGGCGTCTATAACAATGGCGGTTTCCAGATCAATCCGCACACCCCATTCGGCGGCATCGGCATCTCGGGCTTCGGCAAGGAGGGCGGCAAGGCCGGGATCGACGAATTCCTGCACTACAAGACCGTCACCATCGGCGTCGGCGCCCCGATCTTCCCGAAGCAGGAGGCGTGA
- a CDS encoding acyl-CoA dehydrogenase — MDLTPNDEQIALQTATADWCRDHMPLAGARSRSAGLWQQLHAMGWTGMTAPEMGLDHATEALLFAELGRFLAPVALLSTAVAARWTGAAGKTALALPAQEDVRILDGVEASRALGAFGDVLAGFPLDGQLSSMFSLDQSTTLARIARPAAIEPVDDPHALLHLQLLTAAYAVGCADAARDMAADYAKLREQFDRPIGWFQALKHLCSDMAVRAAVARSQLYYAACTLDADDRDAAFHIAAAKRLADQAALDNGRANIQVHGGIGMTDEAHPHLCLKRAHLLQFIVPADMAALLAA; from the coding sequence ATGGACCTGACCCCGAACGACGAACAGATCGCGCTCCAGACCGCGACCGCAGACTGGTGCCGCGATCATATGCCGCTCGCAGGGGCGCGTTCGCGGTCGGCGGGGCTATGGCAGCAACTCCACGCCATGGGATGGACCGGCATGACCGCTCCTGAAATGGGGCTCGACCACGCAACCGAAGCGCTGCTGTTCGCCGAACTGGGGCGGTTCCTTGCACCGGTCGCGCTGCTGTCGACCGCGGTCGCCGCACGCTGGACCGGTGCTGCCGGCAAGACGGCACTCGCCTTGCCCGCGCAAGAGGATGTTCGGATACTGGACGGGGTGGAAGCCTCGCGAGCGCTCGGCGCATTCGGCGACGTCTTGGCCGGTTTCCCGCTCGACGGCCAGCTATCGTCAATGTTTTCGCTCGACCAGTCCACCACGCTGGCACGGATCGCCCGTCCTGCGGCGATCGAGCCCGTCGACGACCCGCACGCCCTCCTCCACCTCCAACTCCTCACCGCCGCCTATGCCGTCGGCTGCGCCGATGCTGCGCGCGATATGGCGGCGGATTATGCGAAGCTGCGCGAGCAGTTCGATCGACCGATCGGCTGGTTCCAGGCGCTCAAGCATCTCTGTTCGGACATGGCAGTACGCGCGGCGGTCGCGCGGTCACAGCTCTATTACGCCGCCTGTACGCTCGACGCCGATGACCGCGATGCCGCATTCCATATTGCCGCAGCAAAACGGCTCGCCGATCAGGCCGCCCTCGATAACGGCCGCGCGAATATCCAGGTCCACGGCGGGATCGGCATGACCGACGAGGCGCATCCGCATTTGTGTCTGAAGCGCGCGCATTTGCTGCAGTTCATTGTCCCCGCCGATATGGCGGCGCTGCTCGCGGCCTGA
- a CDS encoding TetR/AcrR family transcriptional regulator, whose protein sequence is MATTITDTPARDADRTRQAILDAAQQIFAEKGFAEAGVRDITALAGVNPSLVSRYFGGKLKLFEAALDAALNTRMMTDLPKEGFGKAIMARFADDDDRISPLPMMFSAASDSEARAVAQRLLRERVFEPLKHWFGGKDADVKAARFMMVSLGFFAYRDQLPLAEFAGRVEPGLRHWLEKEFQAIVDD, encoded by the coding sequence ATGGCCACGACGATTACCGATACACCTGCGCGCGACGCCGACCGGACGCGTCAGGCGATCCTTGATGCTGCGCAGCAAATCTTCGCCGAAAAGGGGTTCGCCGAAGCCGGCGTCCGCGACATCACCGCGCTTGCCGGCGTCAACCCTTCGCTGGTCAGCCGTTATTTCGGCGGCAAGCTGAAGCTGTTCGAGGCCGCGCTCGATGCGGCGCTCAACACACGCATGATGACCGATCTGCCCAAGGAAGGTTTCGGCAAGGCGATCATGGCGCGCTTTGCCGACGACGACGATCGCATCAGTCCGCTGCCGATGATGTTCAGCGCCGCGTCGGACAGCGAAGCGCGCGCGGTGGCGCAACGGCTGCTGCGTGAGCGCGTGTTCGAACCGCTCAAACACTGGTTCGGCGGCAAGGATGCCGACGTAAAGGCGGCGCGCTTCATGATGGTCTCGCTCGGCTTCTTCGCCTACCGCGACCAGCTTCCGCTCGCCGAGTTCGCAGGGCGCGTCGAACCGGGGCTGCGCCATTGGCTGGAAAAGGAATTTCAGGCCATCGTCGACGACTGA
- a CDS encoding enoyl-CoA hydratase/isomerase family protein, whose protein sequence is MSEPLVLRDDADGVCTLTLNRPDKRNAINRELFREFRAHIRDIEEGVGDAGLVVITGAGEHFCAGHDLKSPPHADALGWLRQEMLIVERLTKLRQPVIAKVRGTCYTGGLELALAADFIVCGTSARFADTHGKWGLVPGWGLSQRLPRRVGQAKALEMMLTCQPYSGEEAAAMGLANYCVADEALDAKVAELTALILGNSRHSNAENKRLIYDTDGMGIAAGLNHELMRNAGFDPAMRKKGEPIAAAKRAV, encoded by the coding sequence ATGAGCGAGCCACTCGTCTTGCGCGACGATGCGGACGGCGTCTGCACGCTGACGCTCAACCGGCCCGACAAGCGCAATGCGATCAACCGCGAGCTGTTCCGCGAATTTCGCGCGCATATCCGCGATATCGAGGAGGGCGTCGGCGATGCCGGGCTGGTGGTGATCACCGGCGCCGGCGAGCATTTCTGCGCGGGGCATGATCTGAAATCGCCGCCGCACGCCGATGCGCTCGGCTGGTTGCGGCAGGAGATGCTGATCGTCGAACGGCTCACGAAGCTGCGCCAGCCGGTGATCGCGAAGGTGCGTGGCACCTGTTACACCGGCGGGCTCGAACTCGCGCTCGCGGCCGATTTCATCGTCTGCGGCACGAGCGCACGCTTTGCCGACACGCACGGCAAATGGGGGCTGGTGCCAGGCTGGGGATTGTCGCAGCGGCTGCCGCGGCGCGTCGGGCAGGCGAAGGCGCTCGAGATGATGCTGACGTGCCAGCCCTATTCGGGTGAGGAAGCCGCGGCGATGGGGCTCGCCAATTATTGTGTCGCCGACGAGGCGCTCGACGCGAAGGTCGCCGAACTGACCGCGCTGATCCTCGGCAACAGCCGCCACAGCAATGCCGAGAACAAGCGCCTGATCTACGACACCGACGGCATGGGGATCGCCGCGGGGCTGAACCACGAACTGATGCGCAACGCAGGGTTCGATCCGGCGATGCGCAAGAAAGGCGAGCCAATCGCGGCTGCGAAAAGGGCTGTCTGA